The genomic DNA TATTGTTATTGAAAAATTAAAGGCGAATGACTTTGTTTATGTTTCTGAAATGGGAACAAAAGGAGTTGTTCTGTCAGTAGATGTAAAACAAAGAATTGTTACTGTTAATATCAACTTGTTCGGTAGAAATCAAACAATTAAGTGTAAGCCAGAACAATTAAAAGAGTTTTAAAATAAAACTAGTTTAGAAACAACTTAAAAATGTTTGGTTTTTTCAAAAAGAAAAAAGTAGATGATGAATCAAATGTAATAAATGTTTATTCTCCAATTGATGGTTTTGTAGTATCCCAAAAGAAAATCCCTGATGAGGGATTTTCAGAAGGATATATGGGATTAGGAGTTGGTTTAAGACCTAGAACATTTCAAACTGGTGAAGAAAAGAAGCTAGAAGTAGTAGCTCCTTTAGGAGGAAAACTAGAAGTAGTATTTAAAACTGGTCACGCTTACATTATTAGAGAAAATAAGCATAACTTAGCTGTTATGCTTCACCTAGGAATTAATACCGTTGAAATTTCT from Mycoplasma suis str. Illinois includes the following:
- a CDS encoding PTS glucose transporter subunit IIA, giving the protein MFGFFKKKKVDDESNVINVYSPIDGFVVSQKKIPDEGFSEGYMGLGVGLRPRTFQTGEEKKLEVVAPLGGKLEVVFKTGHAYIIRENKHNLAVMLHLGINTVEISQDKGAFVTELKQGQDINELEPLCTMNLDVIHEIMKTEREKPASPEEDMEGKKTSDVSALLVQSENLEGKTVVPVKKDGEPVSKGEVILKIIPEK